Proteins found in one Salinimonas lutimaris genomic segment:
- the fliG gene encoding flagellar motor switch protein FliG, whose protein sequence is MAEELATTQQEPSYDVGKLEGVEKAAILLLSLSEEDAAQILKHLEPKQVQKLGAEMAKVDDMTQGKITAVHKHFIDEIQNYSTIGFQSQDFVKRALTAALGEDKAANLIDQILMGSGAKGLDSLKWMDSKQVASIIRNEHPQIQTIVLSYLEPEQSAEILAQFPEKVRLDLLMRIANLEEVQPAALQELNEIMEKQFAGQAGTQAAKMGGLKSAANIMNYLDTAIEGQLMDAIREQDEEMSQQIQDLMFVFDNLVDVDDKGIQAILREVQQDALLKAIKGADDELKDKITRNMSKRAAEMLTDDLEAMGPVRISEVETAQKEILSVARRLADSGEIMLGGGGGEEFL, encoded by the coding sequence ATGGCTGAAGAATTAGCAACAACTCAACAAGAACCCAGCTACGATGTTGGTAAGCTGGAAGGCGTGGAAAAAGCAGCCATTCTGCTGCTCAGTTTGTCCGAAGAAGATGCCGCGCAGATTTTAAAGCATCTTGAGCCTAAGCAGGTTCAGAAGCTGGGCGCGGAAATGGCAAAAGTGGATGATATGACACAGGGTAAAATTACCGCTGTGCATAAACACTTTATCGATGAAATCCAGAATTACAGCACGATCGGCTTCCAGTCGCAGGACTTTGTGAAGCGAGCCCTGACCGCGGCATTAGGGGAAGATAAAGCCGCGAACCTGATTGATCAGATTCTGATGGGCAGCGGCGCCAAAGGGCTGGATTCACTGAAATGGATGGACTCTAAGCAGGTGGCGTCAATTATCCGTAACGAGCACCCGCAGATCCAGACCATTGTGTTGTCATATCTTGAACCAGAGCAAAGCGCCGAGATTCTGGCGCAGTTCCCGGAAAAAGTCCGGCTGGATCTGCTGATGCGGATTGCCAACTTAGAAGAAGTACAACCCGCGGCCTTACAGGAGCTTAACGAAATTATGGAGAAACAGTTTGCTGGTCAGGCCGGTACTCAGGCAGCCAAAATGGGTGGCCTGAAGTCAGCCGCCAACATCATGAACTATCTGGATACGGCTATCGAAGGCCAGCTGATGGATGCCATCCGCGAACAGGATGAGGAGATGAGTCAGCAGATTCAGGATCTGATGTTTGTTTTCGACAACCTGGTGGATGTGGACGACAAGGGGATTCAGGCTATTTTGCGCGAAGTTCAGCAAGATGCGCTGCTTAAAGCCATTAAAGGCGCCGATGACGAGCTGAAAGATAAGATTACCCGCAACATGTCTAAGCGGGCAGCCGAAATGCTGACCGATGATCTGGAAGCTATGGGGCCGGTAAGAATCTCAGAAGTGGAAACCGCCCAGAAAGAAATACTGTCTGTGGCACGTCGTCTGGCCGACTCCGGTGAAATTATGCTGGGCGGCGGTGGCGGCGAAGAATTCCTGTAA
- a CDS encoding flagellin N-terminal helical domain-containing protein → MEINGSQVTPSGLGQIQDKKTDLSEKLASGKQVNSAEDNAAALQIIDRLTSQVEGNRQALSNAYDGISLAQVAESGLQGIGEGVSRIRELTLQAGNGALNSTDREAIQQEITALQDNISQTAEQTQFAGKPLLSEQGSLSFQVGADSGQTTDIQTNDVVSDIAGLLSIDVTSGSIDDAIAQTDSALESVGVFQAELGAVQNQLASTTRNLTQSDISATSSRSRIGDLDYAQAASQQASQDVLEKASTSVQAIANQQRGQVLSLLS, encoded by the coding sequence ATGGAAATCAACGGTTCTCAGGTCACCCCGTCAGGGCTTGGTCAGATTCAGGATAAGAAAACGGATCTGAGTGAGAAGCTGGCCAGTGGTAAGCAGGTTAACAGTGCTGAAGATAATGCTGCGGCATTGCAGATTATTGATCGTCTGACCTCGCAGGTGGAGGGAAATCGTCAGGCACTGAGTAATGCGTATGACGGCATATCGCTGGCGCAGGTTGCCGAAAGTGGCTTGCAGGGAATTGGCGAGGGTGTGTCGCGTATTCGTGAACTGACATTGCAGGCTGGCAATGGTGCACTGAACAGCACTGACCGCGAAGCCATCCAGCAGGAAATCACTGCGTTGCAGGACAACATTTCTCAAACTGCTGAGCAAACCCAGTTTGCCGGAAAGCCTTTATTAAGTGAACAGGGCAGCCTGTCGTTTCAGGTGGGCGCAGATAGCGGACAGACCACCGATATTCAGACCAATGATGTGGTCAGTGATATCGCTGGCTTGTTAAGTATTGACGTAACCAGTGGCAGCATTGACGATGCTATTGCGCAGACCGACAGTGCGCTGGAGTCGGTGGGTGTCTTTCAGGCAGAGCTCGGCGCGGTGCAGAATCAGCTGGCCAGTACGACCCGAAATCTGACTCAGTCAGATATCAGCGCCACGTCATCCCGCTCACGTATTGGGGATCTAGATTATGCGCAGGCTGCCTCGCAGCAAGCCAGTCAGGATGTGCTCGAAAAAGCCTCTACCTCCGTACAAGCCATTGCAAATCAGCAGCGAGGTCAGGTATTGTCTTTATTAAGTTAA
- the fliE gene encoding flagellar hook-basal body complex protein FliE — protein sequence MDVKANSLYQEMQSMIGQTRLQPIENPQAQEALVPSTSATEFSAMLKGAIEGVNEMQHTSKNMQQAFEMGDKSLSLADVMLAKEKSGIAFEATVQVRNKVLEAYKTIMNMPV from the coding sequence ATGGACGTTAAAGCCAATAGTTTGTATCAGGAAATGCAATCCATGATCGGGCAGACCCGTCTTCAGCCTATCGAAAACCCGCAAGCTCAGGAAGCGCTGGTGCCGTCGACTTCGGCCACCGAATTTTCAGCCATGCTGAAAGGAGCTATCGAAGGTGTCAACGAGATGCAGCATACGTCAAAAAATATGCAGCAGGCGTTTGAAATGGGGGATAAGTCATTAAGCCTGGCGGATGTCATGCTGGCCAAAGAAAAATCCGGCATTGCGTTTGAAGCAACAGTGCAGGTACGCAACAAAGTGCTTGAGGCGTACAAAACCATCATGAACATGCCGGTGTAG
- the fliH gene encoding flagellar assembly protein FliH: MSDNQDNNFSAEQARLWDLPFMEDEDTASKASVTNALNRRSDWVYEPPEEEEEILPPTLQEIEAIRQAARDEGFAEGRQAGFDEGRSEGLQSGHQEGYEAGLAEGRQQGLEEGQADITTQLDSLGSQLEMLHQPLEQATEASRTQLVRLAVSLARAVIRTEVATNETVILQALSEGIKVLPVTETRYQIHMNPDDLALMNTHFGADTIQEKGWQLVEAPAMARGGCDIITTHNAVDVSVERRCRDVLDTFLLEQGLSGE, from the coding sequence ATGTCGGATAATCAGGATAACAATTTTTCTGCCGAGCAGGCCAGACTGTGGGATCTTCCGTTTATGGAAGACGAGGATACCGCCAGCAAGGCATCGGTGACCAATGCGCTGAACCGGCGTAGCGACTGGGTGTATGAGCCGCCGGAAGAAGAAGAGGAAATTCTGCCGCCAACGCTTCAGGAAATTGAAGCTATTCGCCAGGCCGCCCGCGACGAGGGATTTGCAGAAGGCCGTCAGGCCGGCTTTGACGAAGGACGCTCAGAGGGGCTGCAAAGCGGTCACCAGGAAGGATATGAAGCTGGTCTTGCAGAAGGGCGTCAGCAGGGGCTGGAAGAAGGTCAGGCGGACATTACCACACAACTCGATAGTCTGGGTAGCCAGCTGGAGATGCTACATCAGCCACTGGAGCAGGCGACTGAGGCGTCTCGCACTCAGTTGGTCCGGCTAGCCGTGTCGCTTGCCCGGGCCGTGATCCGGACTGAAGTTGCCACCAATGAAACTGTAATATTGCAGGCGCTCAGTGAAGGTATCAAAGTATTGCCGGTAACCGAAACCCGGTATCAGATTCACATGAACCCGGACGACCTGGCCCTGATGAACACTCATTTTGGTGCCGATACCATTCAGGAAAAAGGCTGGCAGCTGGTGGAAGCACCGGCCATGGCGCGCGGTGGCTGCGACATTATTACCACCCATAATGCGGTGGATGTATCAGTAGAGCGGCGCTGTCGTGATGTGCTGGATACGTTTTTACTGGAACAGGGGTTAAGCGGTGAGTGA
- the fliI gene encoding flagellar protein export ATPase FliI has product MSDPFADYFAGLSEQVPQPPVVAAGKLVRGIGLTLEAVGCQLPVGSQCMVQTVEGEIEAEVVGFGDEITYLMPTEAVRGIVPGSRVIPLNRESGLAVGPELLGRVVDGNGQPLDGLGALKTSQRVPTLRPPMNPLTRRPITEPMDVGVRSINAMNTVGVGQRMGLFAGSGVGKSVLLGMMTRGSKADVVVVGLVGERGREVKEFIHDILTEEERKRAVIIAAPADTSPLMRLKACETAVSIAEYFRDEGHNVLLLIDSLTRYAMAQREIALAVGEPPATKGYPPSVFARLPALVERAGNGAPGQGSITAFYTVLTEGDDLQDPIADAARAILDGHVVLSRKLADSGHYPAIDIEASISRVMPMVVSEEYLTQARRIRQVYSTYKQNQDLIAIGAYARGSDPRIDLAIRAEPAINAFLQQGMKQVLTFDECTEAMQALATGLGNG; this is encoded by the coding sequence GTGAGTGATCCCTTTGCTGATTATTTTGCCGGGTTATCTGAGCAGGTGCCTCAGCCGCCGGTGGTTGCCGCTGGCAAACTGGTGCGCGGTATCGGCCTGACCTTAGAAGCTGTCGGTTGTCAGTTGCCGGTAGGCAGCCAGTGCATGGTACAAACAGTGGAAGGCGAAATTGAAGCCGAGGTGGTCGGGTTTGGTGATGAGATTACCTACCTGATGCCCACCGAAGCAGTACGCGGTATTGTGCCTGGTTCACGGGTCATTCCGCTGAACCGGGAAAGCGGACTGGCGGTAGGGCCTGAGCTGCTGGGCCGGGTGGTTGACGGCAATGGTCAGCCGCTTGACGGACTGGGCGCGCTGAAAACCAGTCAGCGGGTGCCCACACTGCGCCCGCCAATGAATCCGCTGACGCGCCGGCCTATTACCGAACCGATGGATGTGGGCGTACGCTCTATCAATGCGATGAACACGGTTGGCGTAGGCCAGCGTATGGGGTTGTTTGCCGGTAGTGGTGTGGGTAAAAGTGTGCTGCTGGGCATGATGACCCGAGGCAGCAAAGCTGATGTGGTCGTGGTTGGCCTTGTTGGTGAACGTGGCCGGGAGGTGAAGGAGTTTATTCACGACATTCTGACCGAAGAAGAGCGCAAGCGCGCTGTTATCATTGCCGCTCCGGCAGACACCTCTCCGCTGATGCGGTTAAAAGCCTGTGAAACCGCCGTCTCGATTGCCGAGTATTTTCGCGATGAAGGGCACAATGTTCTGCTGCTGATTGACTCACTGACCCGGTATGCCATGGCGCAGCGTGAAATTGCGCTGGCTGTCGGTGAGCCGCCCGCTACCAAGGGCTATCCGCCATCGGTATTCGCCCGGTTACCGGCTCTGGTAGAACGCGCCGGTAACGGTGCGCCGGGGCAAGGCTCTATCACTGCCTTTTACACGGTACTGACCGAAGGCGATGACCTGCAGGATCCGATTGCTGATGCGGCCCGGGCCATTCTGGATGGTCACGTGGTATTGTCACGTAAACTGGCAGACAGCGGGCACTATCCGGCCATTGATATTGAAGCATCAATCAGCCGGGTAATGCCGATGGTGGTCAGTGAAGAATATCTGACCCAGGCCCGTCGCATCAGGCAAGTGTATTCCACTTACAAACAGAATCAGGACCTGATTGCCATTGGTGCCTACGCCAGAGGCTCAGATCCGCGGATTGACCTGGCTATCCGGGCTGAACCGGCCATTAATGCCTTTTTGCAGCAAGGAATGAAACAGGTGCTGACTTTTGATGAGTGCACTGAAGCCATGCAAGCGCTGGCCACCGGGCTGGGTAACGGATAA
- a CDS encoding sigma-54 dependent transcriptional regulator, with translation MKDILLVSDNGDLIHKLETIVSFIGEPYSSRSFADSTAYLNDNPVDAVLVDFSVSQCKELIRQYPQIPFIAVVNSDGTVAPEQNLVAVTTLPITYPVLTQAIHRCQEYSRRRPGSDKPSGFKTRLFRSLVGQSNEIQMVRRLVEQVAPTDATVLILGESGTGKEVIARNVHFFSERKDGPFIPVNCGAIPGELLESELFGHEKGAFTGAISARKGRFELAEGGTLFLDEIGDMPLQMQVKLLRVLQERTFERVGGHTPIKCNVRIVAATHRNLETMIKADKFREDLYYRLNVFPVDSPALRERKDDIPLLLQELISRIQGDGVEGVKFTELAIASLMEHEWAGNVRELSNLVERLSILFPGQIVDIQDLPPKYQYGDVQAYQPDYPEELLERDAFNELFAESAAAEHERQQAEPAPADIPPLTVDEFQAPMLEEGVNLKEYLSELEINMIIQALEQQDWVVARAADKLGMRRTTLVEKMRKYNIQREEQCSSDN, from the coding sequence ATGAAGGATATTCTGCTCGTTAGTGATAACGGCGATCTTATTCATAAGCTTGAAACGATCGTTTCTTTTATCGGTGAACCCTATTCGAGCCGCTCTTTTGCGGACAGCACCGCCTACCTTAATGATAATCCTGTCGATGCAGTACTGGTGGATTTTTCCGTGTCCCAGTGCAAGGAATTGATCAGACAGTATCCGCAGATCCCATTTATTGCCGTGGTGAATTCTGACGGCACGGTCGCCCCGGAGCAAAACCTGGTGGCTGTCACCACCTTACCGATTACCTATCCGGTGTTAACTCAGGCTATCCATCGCTGCCAGGAATACAGCCGGCGCCGTCCCGGTTCAGACAAACCGTCTGGATTTAAAACCCGATTATTCCGTTCGCTGGTGGGGCAGAGCAATGAAATTCAGATGGTGCGCCGTCTGGTCGAGCAGGTGGCACCCACCGATGCCACGGTATTGATTCTGGGCGAGTCGGGTACCGGCAAAGAAGTGATTGCCCGTAATGTGCATTTTTTCTCGGAGCGTAAAGACGGTCCGTTTATTCCGGTAAATTGTGGGGCTATCCCCGGCGAACTGCTGGAAAGTGAATTATTCGGCCATGAAAAAGGCGCGTTTACCGGCGCGATCAGTGCCCGCAAAGGCCGTTTTGAGCTGGCTGAAGGCGGTACTTTGTTTCTTGATGAGATTGGCGACATGCCCCTGCAGATGCAGGTAAAGCTGCTGCGGGTGTTACAGGAGCGTACCTTTGAACGGGTGGGCGGGCATACGCCTATCAAGTGTAATGTTCGTATTGTGGCAGCAACGCACCGAAATCTTGAAACCATGATCAAAGCGGACAAATTCCGTGAGGATTTGTACTACCGGCTTAACGTATTTCCTGTCGATAGCCCGGCACTGCGCGAACGCAAAGATGATATTCCTCTGTTGCTGCAAGAGCTTATCAGCCGAATTCAGGGCGACGGCGTGGAAGGGGTTAAGTTCACCGAACTTGCCATCGCCTCGCTGATGGAGCATGAGTGGGCCGGGAATGTACGCGAGTTGTCTAACCTGGTGGAACGTCTGAGCATTCTGTTTCCCGGTCAGATTGTGGATATTCAGGATCTGCCACCTAAATATCAGTACGGAGATGTACAGGCTTATCAGCCGGACTATCCTGAAGAGCTGCTTGAGCGTGATGCCTTTAACGAACTGTTTGCTGAGTCGGCGGCGGCAGAGCATGAGCGCCAGCAGGCCGAGCCAGCGCCGGCAGATATTCCGCCGTTGACAGTGGATGAATTCCAGGCGCCCATGCTTGAAGAGGGCGTTAATCTTAAAGAGTATTTATCCGAGCTTGAAATCAATATGATCATTCAGGCCCTGGAGCAACAGGACTGGGTAGTCGCCCGGGCTGCTGATAAGCTGGGAATGCGCCGGACAACGCTGGTTGAGAAAATGCGTAAATACAATATTCAGCGTGAAGAGCAGTGTTCGTCAGATAATTGA
- a CDS encoding sensor histidine kinase, whose translation MAYDSALYSTYSDNEFLLHDSPVYCSDPVADPAQEVATLRKQANRLSDLLQVMPNGVIVLDGSGIVRQANRQAMELLGEPLEGEIWRSIITRSFKPRADDGHEVSLIDGRRVKLSITPLQNEPGQLIVITDLTETRQLQARVSHMQRLSSLGKMVASLAHQIRTPLSAAMLYAANLSRPDLDKSATQRFASKMSDRLQELEGQVNDMLLFAKSGEDQVVGAITATDIKLAVAPTALSIGDQHQQTIVFEGFEQSVSLTGNITALQGALLNLIHNACQVNPAGGQIILRASIHHQNLQITVSDQGPGIEQAQVKRIFEPFYTTKTHGTGLGLAVVKSVANSHKGSLSVHNLPGGGASFVMCLPVLNAHSAAQSIAGETL comes from the coding sequence ATGGCATACGATAGCGCACTGTATAGCACCTATAGCGACAATGAATTTCTGCTTCACGATAGCCCGGTTTATTGCAGCGATCCGGTGGCTGATCCTGCCCAGGAAGTAGCCACGTTGCGTAAGCAGGCAAACCGCCTGTCAGACTTGCTTCAGGTTATGCCCAATGGCGTGATTGTGCTGGATGGCTCCGGTATCGTTCGTCAGGCCAACCGGCAGGCGATGGAGCTGCTTGGTGAGCCGCTGGAAGGCGAGATCTGGCGCAGCATTATTACCCGGTCTTTTAAACCCCGCGCTGATGATGGTCATGAAGTGTCTCTGATTGATGGCCGGCGGGTCAAACTGTCGATTACCCCTTTGCAAAATGAACCCGGTCAGTTGATCGTAATCACGGATCTGACCGAAACCCGCCAACTACAGGCGCGGGTCAGCCACATGCAGCGTTTATCGTCACTGGGCAAAATGGTGGCATCGCTGGCTCATCAAATTCGTACGCCGTTATCCGCAGCGATGCTGTATGCGGCAAACCTTTCCCGACCTGATCTGGACAAAAGCGCCACCCAGCGTTTTGCCAGTAAAATGTCCGACCGATTGCAGGAGCTGGAAGGTCAGGTCAACGATATGCTGTTGTTTGCCAAATCAGGTGAAGACCAGGTGGTCGGTGCTATAACGGCTACCGATATCAAGCTGGCGGTGGCGCCTACCGCGCTATCTATAGGCGATCAGCACCAGCAGACTATTGTCTTTGAGGGCTTTGAACAATCTGTTTCCCTGACCGGTAATATCACCGCATTACAGGGCGCGCTGCTTAATCTTATTCACAATGCCTGTCAGGTGAATCCGGCAGGCGGTCAGATTATTCTGCGCGCCTCCATTCATCATCAAAACCTGCAAATCACGGTTAGCGACCAGGGCCCTGGTATTGAACAGGCGCAGGTAAAGCGAATTTTTGAGCCGTTTTATACCACCAAGACCCATGGCACCGGGCTGGGGCTGGCTGTGGTCAAATCTGTGGCAAACTCACACAAGGGCAGTTTATCAGTGCATAACCTGCCGGGCGGTGGCGCCTCTTTTGTGATGTGTTTACCGGTGCTCAATGCACATAGCGCTGCTCAGTCAATTGCAGGAGAAACCCTATGA
- the fliJ gene encoding flagellar export protein FliJ — translation MASQQLNTVLRVETDREQKASQALDLAQQHLTGQKQKLSSLQQYRLDYLREIQQSGRQGGVDVRNYHQHLQFVGKLDKAIAQQMQMVSQANLVVDQRRRQWLEQQKRRKAVDLLLDKKRAEAMAVANRQEQQMLDEFATQKFLRAKTGY, via the coding sequence ATGGCCTCGCAGCAGCTTAACACCGTACTGCGGGTTGAAACCGACCGTGAGCAAAAAGCCAGTCAGGCACTGGACCTGGCTCAGCAGCATCTGACCGGCCAGAAGCAAAAACTCAGCAGCCTGCAACAGTATCGTCTTGATTATCTGCGTGAAATTCAGCAATCCGGCCGTCAGGGCGGAGTGGATGTGCGCAACTATCATCAGCACCTGCAGTTTGTAGGCAAGCTTGATAAAGCCATTGCTCAGCAGATGCAGATGGTATCGCAGGCTAACCTGGTAGTGGATCAGCGCCGCCGGCAATGGCTGGAGCAGCAAAAGCGCCGGAAAGCCGTCGATCTACTGCTGGACAAAAAGCGGGCTGAAGCCATGGCGGTGGCTAATCGTCAGGAGCAGCAGATGCTGGATGAGTTTGCGACGCAAAAATTTTTGCGTGCAAAAACAGGTTATTAG
- the fliF gene encoding flagellar basal-body MS-ring/collar protein FliF has protein sequence MADTGTNLTVSDDSMGGAAETENKSGFMDALGSADMMRQMALVVVLVICVAIAVFILIWAQEPDYRPLAKMETEELIETLDYLDASQIDYKLEGNTIFVRQDEFQNIRLGMTRQGLSGSNDSGSDIIMQDMGFGVSQRVEMERLKHAREMQIATTIQDISSIQKARVLLAMPKENVFARREKKASATIVLTAKRGKVIAGEEVDAVVDIVASAVQGMEPSNVTVTDSNGRLLNSGSQDSMSARARKEYELERKREAEYLEKIDGILIPVLGLGNYTAQVDVTMDFTAMEQTQRSYNPDLPAVRSEMLVEQNTVGSAAGGIPGALSNQPPLPADIPENAIGTGGAGTPVPGSKNKETTRNYELDTTISHTKKQTGTMRRLSVSVAVDYASSTAEDGTVSTAPRKQEELLNIRRLLQGGLGFDVTRGDSLEVVSVPFTRMDAGEIEDLPIWEQPKFLPILKLVMGALVIIVLIIFVIRPMLRKLINPDDTKEVEDFDADEGLDLGDDTISMLNTDFDEGQVGFAADGSLMLPDLHKDEDVLKAVRALVANEPELSAQVVKGWLMQDE, from the coding sequence ATGGCTGACACAGGAACAAACCTCACCGTATCCGATGATTCAATGGGCGGGGCGGCAGAAACAGAAAATAAATCCGGCTTTATGGATGCGCTGGGTAGCGCAGATATGATGCGCCAGATGGCTCTGGTCGTGGTACTGGTAATCTGTGTAGCCATTGCGGTGTTTATTCTTATCTGGGCGCAGGAACCGGACTACCGGCCACTGGCCAAAATGGAAACCGAAGAGCTGATTGAAACTCTGGATTACCTGGATGCCAGCCAGATTGACTACAAGCTGGAAGGCAATACGATTTTTGTGCGTCAGGATGAATTTCAGAATATTCGTCTGGGTATGACCCGTCAGGGGCTGTCTGGCTCAAATGACTCAGGCTCTGACATCATTATGCAGGACATGGGCTTTGGCGTCAGCCAGCGGGTTGAGATGGAGCGTTTGAAACACGCCCGCGAAATGCAGATTGCGACCACCATCCAAGATATTTCCAGTATTCAAAAAGCCCGCGTTCTGCTGGCTATGCCAAAAGAAAATGTATTTGCCCGGCGCGAGAAAAAAGCCAGCGCCACCATCGTACTTACCGCCAAGCGAGGCAAAGTGATTGCCGGTGAAGAAGTGGATGCGGTGGTGGATATTGTGGCCTCTGCGGTACAGGGCATGGAGCCGTCAAATGTTACCGTGACAGACAGTAACGGCCGGCTGTTGAACTCTGGCTCTCAGGACTCCATGAGTGCCCGGGCGCGCAAAGAGTACGAACTGGAGCGTAAGCGCGAAGCCGAATATCTGGAAAAAATTGACGGGATTCTGATCCCCGTACTGGGTTTGGGCAATTATACCGCGCAGGTGGATGTCACCATGGACTTTACCGCTATGGAGCAAACCCAGCGTAGCTACAACCCGGATTTACCAGCGGTTCGCAGTGAAATGCTGGTGGAGCAAAATACAGTAGGGTCAGCAGCTGGTGGCATTCCCGGTGCGCTGAGTAATCAGCCCCCTCTGCCGGCCGATATTCCTGAAAACGCCATTGGTACGGGCGGTGCCGGTACGCCGGTACCAGGTAGTAAGAATAAAGAAACCACCCGTAACTACGAGCTGGATACCACCATCAGCCATACCAAAAAACAAACCGGAACCATGCGTCGTCTGAGCGTTTCGGTGGCGGTGGACTATGCCTCATCAACAGCCGAAGACGGTACCGTGAGTACCGCGCCGCGCAAGCAGGAAGAGTTGCTGAATATCCGACGTTTGCTACAGGGTGGTCTGGGATTTGATGTTACCCGCGGCGATTCACTGGAAGTGGTCAGTGTACCGTTTACCCGCATGGATGCCGGCGAAATCGAAGATCTGCCAATCTGGGAGCAGCCGAAGTTCCTGCCTATACTGAAACTGGTTATGGGCGCACTGGTCATTATCGTCCTGATCATCTTTGTTATCCGTCCAATGTTGCGCAAACTGATTAACCCGGACGACACCAAGGAAGTGGAAGATTTTGATGCCGATGAAGGACTGGATCTGGGTGATGATACCATCAGCATGCTTAATACCGACTTTGATGAAGGTCAGGTGGGCTTTGCCGCAGACGGCTCGCTGATGCTGCCGGATCTGCATAAAGATGAAGATGTACTTAAAGCCGTACGGGCCCTGGTGGCCAATGAACCTGAATTGTCAGCCCAGGTGGTAAAAGGCTGGCTGATGCAGGATGAATAG
- a CDS encoding sigma-54-dependent transcriptional regulator, whose product MSQTSILIVEDDAGLREALIDTLSLARYKVVAAQSAEDAMIQLGQHTIDLVVSDIQMANMSGLVLLKNIKSRFPQMPVLLMTAYATIDDAVQAMRDGATDYLSKPFAPEVLLNLVERYAPARKIESRTPIVADPSSLQLLALARKVARSDATVMVLGPSGSGKEVLSRYIHDQSGRSQMPFVAINCAAIPENMLEATLFGYEKGAFTGAVQACPGKFEQAQGGTLLLDEITEMDLSLQAKLLRVLQEKEVERLGGRKTVALDVRVIATSNRDLRQAVDAGQFREDLYYRLNVFPMVWQPLAQRPGDIVPLAEHLLNRHSASQGMGVVKLNAAARNKLENYTWPGNVRELENVIQRALILCNGDTVDSSDLMIDMADSLPVHTASRPAEEDDNSKLGSELRQQEHQIILDTLEACNGKRKEVAEKLGISPRTLRYKLARMRDDGIELPA is encoded by the coding sequence ATGAGCCAGACCAGTATTCTTATCGTGGAAGACGATGCCGGCCTTCGCGAAGCACTGATAGACACATTGTCGCTTGCCCGTTACAAGGTAGTGGCAGCTCAAAGCGCTGAAGACGCTATGATACAGCTTGGTCAGCATACTATTGACCTGGTGGTCAGCGATATTCAGATGGCTAACATGAGTGGTCTGGTACTGCTTAAAAATATCAAATCCCGGTTCCCGCAAATGCCGGTATTACTGATGACCGCCTATGCCACTATCGACGATGCTGTGCAGGCTATGCGAGACGGTGCGACTGATTATCTGTCTAAACCCTTTGCGCCCGAAGTGCTGCTTAACCTGGTGGAGCGTTATGCGCCGGCCCGTAAAATTGAATCGCGCACGCCGATTGTGGCAGATCCATCCAGCCTGCAGTTACTGGCGCTGGCGCGCAAAGTAGCCAGATCTGATGCAACCGTTATGGTGCTAGGCCCCAGCGGCTCAGGAAAAGAAGTCTTATCGCGCTATATTCACGATCAGTCCGGCCGCAGTCAGATGCCGTTTGTGGCAATTAACTGTGCCGCCATACCGGAAAACATGCTCGAGGCGACGTTGTTCGGTTATGAAAAAGGCGCATTTACCGGTGCGGTACAGGCCTGTCCGGGTAAGTTTGAACAGGCTCAGGGCGGTACGCTATTACTGGATGAAATCACCGAAATGGATTTATCCCTGCAGGCTAAGCTGCTGCGGGTTCTTCAGGAAAAAGAAGTAGAGCGGCTGGGCGGACGAAAAACCGTGGCTCTGGATGTCCGGGTAATTGCAACCAGCAACCGGGACTTACGACAGGCTGTGGATGCCGGACAGTTCCGCGAAGATTTATATTACCGGCTGAATGTGTTTCCTATGGTATGGCAGCCGCTGGCACAACGGCCCGGTGATATTGTGCCGCTGGCCGAGCATCTGCTTAATCGGCACAGCGCCTCTCAGGGGATGGGCGTCGTGAAGCTTAATGCCGCAGCGCGCAATAAGCTGGAAAACTATACCTGGCCGGGCAATGTCAGAGAACTGGAAAATGTTATCCAGCGTGCACTGATTTTATGTAACGGCGATACTGTGGATTCATCAGATCTGATGATTGATATGGCAGACAGTCTGCCTGTTCACACAGCCAGTCGGCCGGCCGAAGAGGACGATAACAGTAAGCTGGGCTCTGAGTTACGACAGCAGGAACACCAGATTATTCTCGATACGCTGGAAGCCTGTAACGGTAAGCGTAAGGAAGTGGCCGAGAAACTGGGCATCAGCCCGCGTACATTACGCTATAAACTCGCCCGTATGCGAGATGACGGTATCGAGCTGCCCGCCTGA